Proteins encoded by one window of Lycium barbarum isolate Lr01 chromosome 11, ASM1917538v2, whole genome shotgun sequence:
- the LOC132618312 gene encoding protein RICE SALT SENSITIVE 3-like isoform X1 — translation MVGSGAGTDRSKEAVGMMALHEALRSVCLNTDWTYSVFWTIRPRPRVRGGNGCKVGDDNGSLMLMWEDGFCRGRSADCLEEMDGEDLVRKAFSKMSIQLYNYGEGLMGKVASDKCHKWVFKEPTECEPNISNYWQSSFDALPPEWTDQFESGIQTIAVIQAGHGLLQLGSCKIIPEDLHFVLRMRHTFESLGYQSGFYLSQLFSSTRTSSPSSTMPLKQPTMPIRAPPPLFNWGPRPMPSASSLLSSPNFQNSARLGIPQSKDESHMFLQLPHSSEPRMEDMMGGTADHENDIKWPNGLTFFSALTGRNDDSRILFNPDSLGTKPDGKSSNPNNSDASSLHNNGGANPNDFLSLDSHPDSVRKMDKFKRSYTLPARMASSSNSSTSLDQHQNNPGEYRNEGGMYPDVMERFLE, via the exons ATGGTGGGCTCAGGAGCAGGAACAGATAGGAGCAAAGAAGCAGTTGGGATGATGGCCCTTCATGAAGCACTTAGAAGTGTCTGTCTTAACACAGACTGGACTTACTCTGTCTTCTGGACTATTCGTCCTCGCCC GAGAGTTAGAGGTGGTAATGGTTGCAAAGTTGGAGATGACAATGGTAGCTT GATGTTGATGTGGGAAGATGGATTCTGCAGAGGTAGAAGTGCAGATTGCTTGGAAGAGATGGATGGTGAAGATCTTGTGAGAAAGGCCTTCAGCAAAATGTCCATTCAGTTATATAATTATGGAGAAGG GTTGATGGGGAAAGTTGCCTCTGATAAGTGTCATAAATGGGTTTTCAAAGAGCCTACTGAATGTGAACCAAACATATCCAACTACTGGCAGAGTTCATTTGATGCT CTCCCACCTGAGTGGACTGACCAGTTTGAGTCAGGGATTCAG ACTATTGCTGTAATTCAAGCTGGACATGGCCTTCTGCAATTGGGATCCTGCAAGATT ATACCGGAAGATCTCCATTTCGTGTTAAGAATGAGGCACACGTTCGAGTCTCTAGGCTATCAATCCGGCTTCTATCTGTCACAGCTATTTTCTTCAACGAGGACTAGTTCACCTTCGTCCACGATGCCTCTGAAGCAGCCAACTATGCCAATTCGCGCTCCTCCTCCCCTTTTCAACTGGGGACCGAGGCCAATGCCTTCAGCATCTTCGCTGCTATCCTCTCCCAACTTCCAAAACTCTGCAAGACTCGGTATTCCACAGTCCAAAGATGAATCACATATGTTCCTCCAGCTTCCTCATTCATCCGAACCTCGAATGGAAGACATGATGGGAGGTACTGCTGATCATGAGAATGATATCAAGTGGCCTAATGGATTGACTTTCTTCAGTGCTCTGACTGGTAGGAATGATGATTCCAGGATTCTGTTCAATCCTGATAGCTTAGGAACCAAACCGGATGGGAAGAGTTCAAATCCGAATAATTCAGATGCTTCTAGCTTGCACAATAATGGAGGTGCTAATCCGAACGATTTCTTGAGCTTGGACAGCCACCCTGATAGTGTTCGGAAGATGGACAAGTTCAAGAGGAGCTACACGCTTCCTGCCAGGATGGCGTCGTCTTCTAATTCATCGACTTCACTCGATCAGCACCAAAATAATCCAGGAGAATATAGGAATGAAGGAGGTATGTACCCTGATGTCATGGAGCGATTCCTGGAATGA
- the LOC132618312 gene encoding protein RICE SALT SENSITIVE 3-like isoform X2, producing MGKVASDKCHKWVFKEPTECEPNISNYWQSSFDALPPEWTDQFESGIQTIAVIQAGHGLLQLGSCKIIPEDLHFVLRMRHTFESLGYQSGFYLSQLFSSTRTSSPSSTMPLKQPTMPIRAPPPLFNWGPRPMPSASSLLSSPNFQNSARLGIPQSKDESHMFLQLPHSSEPRMEDMMGGTADHENDIKWPNGLTFFSALTGRNDDSRILFNPDSLGTKPDGKSSNPNNSDASSLHNNGGANPNDFLSLDSHPDSVRKMDKFKRSYTLPARMASSSNSSTSLDQHQNNPGEYRNEGGMYPDVMERFLE from the exons ATGGGGAAAGTTGCCTCTGATAAGTGTCATAAATGGGTTTTCAAAGAGCCTACTGAATGTGAACCAAACATATCCAACTACTGGCAGAGTTCATTTGATGCT CTCCCACCTGAGTGGACTGACCAGTTTGAGTCAGGGATTCAG ACTATTGCTGTAATTCAAGCTGGACATGGCCTTCTGCAATTGGGATCCTGCAAGATT ATACCGGAAGATCTCCATTTCGTGTTAAGAATGAGGCACACGTTCGAGTCTCTAGGCTATCAATCCGGCTTCTATCTGTCACAGCTATTTTCTTCAACGAGGACTAGTTCACCTTCGTCCACGATGCCTCTGAAGCAGCCAACTATGCCAATTCGCGCTCCTCCTCCCCTTTTCAACTGGGGACCGAGGCCAATGCCTTCAGCATCTTCGCTGCTATCCTCTCCCAACTTCCAAAACTCTGCAAGACTCGGTATTCCACAGTCCAAAGATGAATCACATATGTTCCTCCAGCTTCCTCATTCATCCGAACCTCGAATGGAAGACATGATGGGAGGTACTGCTGATCATGAGAATGATATCAAGTGGCCTAATGGATTGACTTTCTTCAGTGCTCTGACTGGTAGGAATGATGATTCCAGGATTCTGTTCAATCCTGATAGCTTAGGAACCAAACCGGATGGGAAGAGTTCAAATCCGAATAATTCAGATGCTTCTAGCTTGCACAATAATGGAGGTGCTAATCCGAACGATTTCTTGAGCTTGGACAGCCACCCTGATAGTGTTCGGAAGATGGACAAGTTCAAGAGGAGCTACACGCTTCCTGCCAGGATGGCGTCGTCTTCTAATTCATCGACTTCACTCGATCAGCACCAAAATAATCCAGGAGAATATAGGAATGAAGGAGGTATGTACCCTGATGTCATGGAGCGATTCCTGGAATGA
- the LOC132618231 gene encoding uncharacterized protein LOC132618231, whose translation MENRRRKSNSGDKFSFPIIMPVQEGQELEFEFSGSVSPGSPKSPADHLFFNGRLLPHYFPCQPASNISSPISYSRSTSRTSSVSSKDSLWSSRSNSTNSRSSCSSSARTSTSESSERKLISQGKISAFTMYMNSSNNMNSSSTQKWQFIVTPTPVMKKNKHQLSAPVMKKKGQFVCKSKKQSAKGSKDFNKSRKQRKENGKRQVRFWFLRRVFRKFMSACRECHAMEPTRRERFSCH comes from the coding sequence ATGGAAAATCGTCGTAGAAAGAGCAATTCAGGTGACAAATTTTCATTTCCAATCATAATGCCAGTTCAAGAAGGACAAGAACTAGAATTTGAATTCTCAGGTAGTGTTTCACCAGGATCACCAAAATCACCAGCTGATCATTTATTCTTCAATGGACGTTTATTACCGCATTATTTTCCATGTCAACCTGCTAGTAATATCAGTAGTCCAATTTCATACTCGCGATCAACGAGCAGAACAAGTAGTGTTAGCAGCAAGGATTCGCTCTGGTCCTCGCGCAGCAACAGCACGAATAGTCGTAGCAGTTGCAGTAGCAGCGCGAGGACCAGCACCAGCGAATCCTCTGAAAGGAAATTGATAAGTCAAGGAAAAATATCAGCTTTCACCATGTATATGAACTCGTCGAATAATATGAATTCTTCGAGTACTCAAAAGTGGCAGTTTATTGTGACACCAACACCAGTTATGAAGAAAAACAAACATCAACTTTCAGCACCAGTTATGAAGAAAAAGGGTCAATTTGTTTGTAAATCAAAGAAACAGAGTGCTAAAGGAAGTAAAGATTTTAATAAGTCGAGGAAACAGAGGAAGGAAAATGGTAAGAGGCAAGTGagattttggtttttgagaagaGTTTTCAGGAAGTTTATGTCTGCATGCAGAGAGTGTCATGCCATGGAACCAACAAGAAGAGAGAGGTTTTCTTGTCATTAA